A section of the Pseudomonas sp. FP453 genome encodes:
- a CDS encoding L-serine ammonia-lyase, giving the protein MAISVFDLFKVGIGPSSSHTVGPMRAAATFAQALIDQQLLSDTRRVEVRLYGSLSATGVGHATDRACVMGLMGEWPDTVDPTSINARIQHLRESGRLLLAGLQDIAFNWQSDLLLLDESLPYHPNAMSLHAYGDSGLLSEQTYYSVGGGFIIEAAEAESGIAPTSDVELPYDFSSAVELLALCNKHGLRVSELMMANERAWRSDEQIRSGLLHIWSVMRECVEQGLRDEGILPGGLDVPRRAAKLHRSLLEIGKPNVITSTLSAMEWVNLFALAVNEENAAGGRMVTAPTNGAAGIIPAVLHYYMKFNPEASDDDVVNFFLAAAAVGILCKKNASISGAEVGCQGEVGSACAMAAAGLADVLGATPEQLENAAEIGLEHNLGLTCDPVGGLVQVPCIERNAIAAVKAINATQMALRGDGKHFISLDRVIRTMRDTGADMHDKYKETSRGGLAVSWVEC; this is encoded by the coding sequence ATGGCTATCAGTGTTTTCGATCTATTCAAAGTGGGCATCGGCCCCTCCAGCTCCCACACCGTCGGCCCGATGCGGGCGGCGGCGACCTTCGCCCAAGCCCTGATCGATCAACAACTGCTGAGCGACACGCGCCGCGTTGAAGTGCGCCTGTATGGCTCGCTGTCCGCCACCGGGGTCGGCCATGCCACTGACCGTGCCTGCGTGATGGGGCTGATGGGCGAGTGGCCGGACACAGTCGACCCCACCTCGATCAATGCCCGTATCCAGCACCTGCGCGAATCCGGCCGGCTGTTGCTCGCAGGCCTTCAGGACATTGCCTTCAACTGGCAAAGCGATCTCCTGCTGCTGGACGAAAGCCTGCCCTACCACCCCAACGCCATGTCCCTGCACGCCTACGGCGACAGCGGCCTGTTGAGCGAACAAACCTATTACTCGGTGGGCGGCGGTTTCATCATCGAAGCGGCTGAGGCTGAATCGGGCATCGCGCCGACCAGCGACGTGGAATTGCCCTACGACTTTTCCAGCGCCGTGGAACTGCTGGCCCTGTGCAACAAGCATGGCTTGCGGGTTTCCGAACTGATGATGGCCAACGAACGCGCCTGGCGCAGCGACGAACAAATCCGCAGCGGCCTGCTGCATATCTGGTCGGTGATGCGCGAGTGCGTGGAACAAGGCCTGCGCGATGAAGGCATCTTGCCAGGTGGCCTGGATGTGCCGCGCCGCGCGGCGAAATTGCACCGCAGCCTGCTGGAAATCGGCAAACCGAACGTGATCACGTCGACCTTGTCGGCGATGGAATGGGTCAACCTGTTCGCCCTCGCCGTCAACGAAGAAAACGCCGCTGGCGGGCGCATGGTTACGGCACCGACCAACGGCGCAGCGGGGATCATCCCGGCGGTGCTGCATTACTACATGAAATTCAACCCTGAAGCGTCCGACGATGACGTGGTCAATTTCTTCCTGGCCGCTGCCGCCGTCGGCATCCTGTGCAAGAAAAACGCCTCGATCTCCGGCGCCGAAGTCGGTTGCCAGGGCGAAGTCGGCTCGGCCTGCGCCATGGCCGCCGCTGGCTTGGCCGATGTGCTCGGCGCCACCCCGGAGCAACTGGAAAACGCCGCCGAAATCGGCCTGGAACACAACCTCGGCCTGACCTGCGATCCGGTCGGCGGCCTGGTCCAGGTGCCGTGCATCGAGCGCAACGCCATCGCCGCCGTCAAGGCGATCAACGCCACGCAAATGGCCCTGCGCGGTGATGGCAAACACTTCATCTCCCTCGACCGGGTGATCCGCACCATGCGCGATACCGGCGCCGACATGCATGACAAATACAAAGAAACTTCACGGGGCGGCCTGGCCGTGAGCTGGGTGGAATGCTGA
- a CDS encoding LysR substrate-binding domain-containing protein, whose protein sequence is MTRPLHGQTYVWLHVFSCAARHLSFTRCAEELHITPGAVSQQIRQLEERLGFRLFHRRARGVELSAEGQRLAATVGEAYGSIDAELQRLDAGMISGTLRLRSIPSFLGKWLTPRLPRLQQRFPDIQLRMVAEDSSIALHEGDFDLAIDLNDGSYPGLLSTALLDEQIFPVCAPSLLRGRPPLHGPADLAHFPLLHDITAWRGSYEYAEWEFYLNAIGYHDADVRRGHTFNRNHLTIEAAIAGMGVAIARRTLLNDELERGTLIVPFGLAVPNHKRYVLLYAPGALSHPGVRAVHDWLVEEAEIFRGLHPLGDGQL, encoded by the coding sequence ATGACCCGTCCCCTCCATGGCCAGACCTACGTCTGGTTGCACGTTTTCTCCTGTGCTGCGCGGCATTTGTCATTCACCCGCTGCGCCGAAGAACTGCACATCACGCCGGGGGCGGTGAGCCAGCAGATTCGCCAGTTGGAGGAGCGCCTGGGGTTTCGCTTGTTCCATCGCCGCGCACGGGGGGTGGAGCTCAGCGCCGAAGGGCAGCGGCTGGCGGCGACGGTGGGGGAGGCCTACGGCAGCATCGATGCCGAGTTGCAGCGGCTGGACGCGGGGATGATCAGCGGCACCTTGCGCCTGCGCTCGATCCCATCGTTTCTCGGCAAATGGTTGACCCCGCGTTTACCGCGTTTGCAGCAACGTTTCCCGGACATTCAACTGCGCATGGTCGCCGAAGACAGCAGCATCGCCCTGCACGAGGGCGACTTCGACCTGGCCATCGACTTGAACGACGGCAGCTACCCCGGCCTGTTATCCACAGCCCTGTTGGACGAGCAGATTTTCCCGGTGTGTGCGCCGAGCCTGTTGCGTGGACGGCCGCCGCTGCATGGGCCGGCGGATCTGGCGCACTTTCCCCTGCTACACGACATCACCGCCTGGCGTGGGAGTTATGAATATGCGGAGTGGGAGTTTTACCTGAATGCCATCGGTTATCACGACGCCGACGTGCGCCGTGGGCACACCTTCAACCGCAACCACCTGACCATCGAAGCCGCCATCGCCGGCATGGGCGTGGCCATTGCGCGACGCACCTTGCTCAACGACGAACTGGAACGCGGCACCTTGATCGTGCCGTTCGGCCTGGCCGTGCCCAACCATAAACGCTATGTGCTGCTGTATGCGCCAGGCGCGCTGAGCCACCCGGGCGTGCGTGCGGTGCATGATTGGCTGGTGGAGGAGGCGGAGATTTTTCGCGGCTTGCACCCGTTGGGCGACGGGCAATTGTGA